DNA from Actinoplanes sp. SE50/110:
ACCACCGAGCTGGCCGCGCTGACCGCGGCCATGGCCGCTGACGGGACCGACTGCCTGGTGCTCAGCCAGCACGGTTGCGTCGTGATGGGCGACTCGGTGGAGTTGGCGCACAAACGTGCCCGCAACCTGGAGGAGGCGGCCACGCTGACATACCGCGCTCTCGCCGCCGGCCGCCTGGAGAATCTCCGGGACTGCCCGGAGGCATTCCTGGACCGGCTCGCCGGCTCCGCCGCGGTCACTGTCTGACGCACCACACCGACGCTGCCAGCCGGCCGTCCCTAAGGCCGGCTGGATCGCGTCCCTTCCCTCGGCCTCATCCCGGCCGGCTGCTGTCCGCCCGGCCGATCCATCGCCGCTCAGGGTGCGGACGATTCGCACACCGCTCCAGGGGCCGGCCGATTCACGGAACCGTCACCACTCCCTCGCCGCCGCTCACTAGCGGCTCGCTGGGCTTCGAGGTCTCGATGGCGTACGTACGCCTCATCGCCATGGAGTGAAATCGCACCGCGCCGCCGAGCGGTCGTGCCGCGCCGGAACGCCGGGCCGGATGCGCGAGCGGCCGGCCCCCGGGAGGGGGACCGGCCGTCGTGGTGGACGTCAGGTCAGGCGCGGTGCCCCCCGGGAGGGGGACCGGCCGTCGTGGTGGACGTCTGGTCAGGCGCGGTGCGAACGCGGCCGGCGCGGGCGATCCTCGTCGTCGTCCTCGTCGCGCAGGTGGGCCGCCTCGGCGAGGCCGGCGATGCTGGCCGCGGCGACGACGCCGACCGCGGCGGCCGGCTGCGGGCCGGTGTGCGTGCCGTTCTTCTTCGCCTTCCGCTCGCGGAGGATCTCGATGAAGATCGGTAGCGCCGAGATCAGCACGATGATCACGACGACCGGCAGGATGTAGTGGTCGATCTTGTCGCCGACCGCGTGGTAGATCTGCTTGGCCAGCGCGTAGCCGATCAGCAGCACACCGTCGGTCCAGATCACGCCGCCGACCACGTTCCACAGCAGGAACTGCCGGGCCGGCATGCCAAGGGTGCCGGCCACCGGGTTGAGGAATGTCCGCACCACGGGGATGAACCGGGCCAGCACCACCGCCTTGGCCGGCCCGAACTTCTGGAAGTAGTGCTCCGCCTTGTCCACGTACTCGCGCTTGAACAGCTTCGAGTCGGGACGCTCGAACATCCGGCGGCCGTACCGCGCGCCGAGGTAGTGCCCGAACTGCGCACCGGCGATCGCGCAGATCGGGGCGCCGATCAGCAGGCCGGCCAGCGAGATCCGGGTGCCGTCGCCGAACAGCGCGTCAGCCACCGGCGAAGCCGCGATGCCCGCCAGGAACAGCAGCGAGTCGCCGGGGAAGAAGAAGCCGATCAGCAGGCCGGTCTCCGCGAAGAGGATGGCCCACACCCCGTAGAGGCCGAAGGTGTGCAGCAGTTGACTCGCGTCCAACGGGTTGAGGGCGAGCTGCTCGGTGAGCGCACGGATGTCCACGAGAAGCAGGGTACCGGCCCTCCGGTCGCCCTCACCTGTACGACCGCTGTGGATACCTTGTGCTGGTCACCGGCCCGGGGGCATCGGCGGACACCCCCGGGATCCGGCTCATAGACGCGGGTCGACCGGCTCCGACTCGGCCGCCAGGATGGCGAAGACCAGCTCGTGCACCCGCCACGACGGCGCGCCCTCGGCCAGCCGGTCGAGTGCCGCCAGGCCCAGCCCGTGCTC
Protein-coding regions in this window:
- a CDS encoding DedA family protein; translation: MDIRALTEQLALNPLDASQLLHTFGLYGVWAILFAETGLLIGFFFPGDSLLFLAGIAASPVADALFGDGTRISLAGLLIGAPICAIAGAQFGHYLGARYGRRMFERPDSKLFKREYVDKAEHYFQKFGPAKAVVLARFIPVVRTFLNPVAGTLGMPARQFLLWNVVGGVIWTDGVLLIGYALAKQIYHAVGDKIDHYILPVVVIIVLISALPIFIEILRERKAKKNGTHTGPQPAAAVGVVAAASIAGLAEAAHLRDEDDDEDRPRRPRSHRA